One Micromonospora sp. FIMYZ51 genomic window carries:
- a CDS encoding sigma-70 family RNA polymerase sigma factor, translating into MSDHDAHLLRALHDEHGEALYTHALRLVNGDRQRAEDLVQETLLRAWRHPESLDPRRGSVRAWLFTTARNLAIDAWRRRSTRVGEVYTDELPEPPEVVDETERAVEAWTVAEALNRLSPSHRDVLVECFYQGRSVAEAASRLGVPPGTVKSRTHYALRSLRLVLAEMGVTG; encoded by the coding sequence ATCAGCGACCACGACGCCCACCTGCTGCGCGCCCTGCACGACGAGCATGGCGAGGCGCTGTACACGCACGCCCTGCGGCTGGTCAACGGCGACCGGCAGCGGGCCGAGGACCTCGTCCAGGAGACGCTGCTGCGGGCCTGGCGACATCCGGAGTCGCTCGACCCGCGTCGTGGCTCGGTGCGCGCCTGGCTCTTCACCACCGCCCGTAACCTGGCCATCGACGCCTGGCGCCGGCGCTCGACCCGGGTCGGCGAGGTCTACACCGACGAACTGCCCGAGCCGCCGGAGGTGGTCGACGAGACCGAACGCGCCGTCGAGGCGTGGACCGTGGCGGAGGCGCTGAACCGACTCAGCCCGTCCCATCGGGATGTCCTGGTCGAGTGCTTCTACCAGGGGCGATCGGTGGCCGAGGCGGCTTCCCGGCTCGGCGTGCCACCGGGCACGGTGAAGTCCCGGACGCACTACGCCCTGCGCTCACTACGGTTGGTGCTGGCCGAGATGGGGGTGACCGGATGA
- a CDS encoding zf-HC2 domain-containing protein — protein MSRCDFAYDDGAYVLGALSPADRAAYERHLVDCPACQQSVSEIAVLPGLLGRLDPASLEQFLPPPENPRVPELLSAARERRRRERQANRLRYAVTGLAAAAFALIVGFGVATVLPGEQPAPPPSVAQPRMVEMAPVAGTVPVHAEVGFRGTDWGTEVTMHCGYDERAGYGKAHAFRLVAHAADGRTEQIGSWRAAPGDDLRITGATQFTNAELVRLELIRADGTPVLAYDVP, from the coding sequence ATGAGCCGCTGCGACTTCGCGTACGACGATGGGGCGTACGTGCTGGGCGCCCTGTCGCCGGCCGACCGGGCGGCCTACGAACGGCATCTGGTCGACTGCCCGGCCTGCCAGCAGTCGGTTTCCGAGATCGCGGTGCTGCCCGGCCTGCTCGGCCGGCTGGATCCGGCGAGCCTGGAGCAGTTCCTTCCGCCGCCGGAGAACCCCCGGGTGCCCGAACTGCTCAGCGCCGCCCGGGAGCGCCGACGCCGCGAGCGGCAGGCCAACCGCCTGCGGTACGCGGTCACCGGCCTGGCGGCGGCCGCGTTCGCCCTGATCGTCGGCTTCGGCGTGGCGACGGTGCTGCCCGGCGAACAGCCAGCTCCCCCGCCGTCGGTGGCCCAACCACGGATGGTGGAGATGGCGCCGGTGGCCGGTACGGTGCCGGTGCACGCCGAGGTCGGCTTCCGGGGCACCGACTGGGGCACCGAGGTCACCATGCACTGCGGGTACGACGAGCGGGCCGGCTACGGCAAGGCGCACGCCTTCCGACTGGTGGCGCACGCCGCGGACGGCAGGACGGAGCAGATCGGCTCGTGGCGGGCCGCTCCCGGTGACGACCTGCGGATCACCGGGGCGACCCAGTTCACCAACGCCGAGCTGGTGCGCCTGGAACTGATCCGCGCCGACGGCACCCCCGTCCTCGCCTACGACGTGCCCTGA
- the rarD gene encoding EamA family transporter RarD, whose amino-acid sequence MTPLRLGYLYGLAAYLLWGFFPLYFKLLRPAGPLEILAHRVVWSVVFVALLLGAMRNIGFLRALGRRPRALAGIGTAAALIGINWFTYIHGVNSDRVVETALGYFINPLVVVLLGVLVLRERLRAAQWVALGIGALAVAVLTIDYGRLPYLALTLAFSFGGYSLVKKQLGLPAAEGLFVESAVLALPALAYLGWLSTTGAAAFGSVSAGHTALLVLAGALTAIPLLLFAGAANRLPLSALGMLQYVAPILQLGCGVLIFHEPMPPTRLAGFALVWMALIVFTTDAMRQARRTRRSQRAHLAATVVTSPDALPSPR is encoded by the coding sequence GTGACACCGCTCCGCCTCGGATACCTCTACGGCCTCGCTGCGTACCTGCTGTGGGGGTTCTTCCCGCTCTACTTCAAGCTGCTGCGCCCGGCCGGTCCGCTGGAGATCCTGGCGCACCGGGTGGTCTGGTCCGTGGTGTTCGTGGCGCTGCTGCTCGGGGCGATGCGCAACATCGGTTTCCTGCGGGCGCTGGGGCGCCGGCCGCGGGCGCTGGCCGGGATCGGCACCGCCGCCGCCCTGATCGGAATCAACTGGTTCACCTACATCCACGGCGTCAACTCCGACCGGGTGGTGGAGACCGCCCTCGGGTACTTCATCAATCCACTGGTGGTGGTCCTGCTCGGGGTGCTGGTGCTACGCGAGCGACTGCGTGCGGCGCAGTGGGTCGCGCTGGGCATCGGCGCACTTGCGGTGGCCGTGCTGACCATCGACTACGGCCGGCTGCCGTACCTCGCGCTGACCCTGGCGTTCAGCTTCGGTGGCTACAGCCTGGTGAAGAAGCAGCTCGGGTTGCCCGCCGCAGAGGGCCTGTTCGTCGAGTCGGCCGTACTGGCCCTGCCCGCGCTGGCGTACCTGGGCTGGCTCTCGACCACCGGCGCGGCGGCCTTCGGAAGCGTGTCCGCCGGGCACACCGCGCTGCTGGTGCTGGCCGGCGCGTTGACCGCCATCCCGCTGCTGCTCTTTGCCGGTGCCGCCAACCGGCTGCCGCTGAGTGCCCTGGGCATGCTCCAGTACGTCGCACCGATCCTCCAGCTCGGCTGCGGAGTGTTGATCTTCCACGAGCCGATGCCACCGACCCGCCTGGCCGGTTTCGCCCTGGTCTGGATGGCTCTGATCGTCTTCACCACCGACGCCATGCGGCAGGCCCGGCGTACCCGGCGCAGCCAGCGCGCCCACCTGGCCGCCACCGTGGTCACCTCTCCGGACGCGCTGCCCAGCCCGCGCTGA
- a CDS encoding GNAT family N-acetyltransferase, translating to MFTARRDDGYTISTDPELLDLDLVHTWLATDSYWAAGRDRETVVRSFAGSIGFGVYRPGDGRQVAVARMITDGVTFGYLCDVYVDRAERGRGLGTWLAGAVRDHLAELGVRRLLLATVDAHGVYEKIGFGPVRPEHWMELDRRIPAVSQLTGKDRPADRPLTVEP from the coding sequence GTGTTCACTGCGCGGCGCGACGACGGGTACACGATCAGCACCGACCCGGAGCTGCTCGACCTGGACCTGGTGCACACCTGGCTGGCCACCGACTCGTACTGGGCCGCAGGGCGGGACCGCGAGACGGTGGTGCGCTCGTTCGCCGGCTCGATCGGCTTCGGCGTCTACCGCCCCGGCGACGGACGGCAGGTCGCCGTCGCCCGGATGATCACCGACGGCGTCACCTTCGGCTACCTCTGCGACGTCTACGTCGACCGGGCCGAGCGCGGTCGCGGGCTGGGCACCTGGCTGGCCGGCGCGGTCCGCGACCATCTGGCCGAGTTGGGCGTACGCCGGCTGCTGCTGGCCACCGTCGACGCGCACGGGGTGTACGAGAAGATCGGCTTCGGGCCGGTACGACCCGAGCACTGGATGGAGCTTGACCGGCGCATTCCGGCCGTGAGTCAGCTCACCGGCAAGGATCGGCCGGCGGACAGGCCCCTTACCGTGGAGCCGTGA
- a CDS encoding phage holin family protein yields the protein MGFMKGLLIRIGATAVAFWLATLVIPGISLDTESVSETVLTLVLVAIIFGVVNGVLQPIIKTVGCGFYLLTLGLIALVVNGLLFLLTGWIADQVGLPFDVDGFWPAAVLGALFVGIVTWILGAILDRD from the coding sequence ATGGGTTTCATGAAAGGTCTATTGATCCGGATCGGTGCCACGGCGGTCGCCTTCTGGCTGGCCACACTTGTCATTCCCGGCATCTCGCTGGATACCGAGTCGGTAAGCGAGACGGTGCTGACGCTGGTCCTCGTCGCGATCATCTTCGGCGTGGTCAACGGAGTGCTCCAGCCGATCATCAAGACCGTCGGCTGCGGTTTCTACCTGCTCACCCTGGGCCTGATCGCGCTTGTGGTCAACGGCCTGCTCTTCCTGCTCACCGGCTGGATCGCCGACCAGGTGGGGCTGCCGTTCGACGTGGACGGCTTCTGGCCGGCCGCCGTGCTGGGCGCGCTCTTCGTCGGCATCGTCACCTGGATCCTCGGCGCCATCCTCGACCGCGACTGA
- the eccE gene encoding type VII secretion protein EccE — protein sequence MTTTDTATRPAPAPATPPHDSPPVPQRRIRATQWRPDDRWPTRRPRAGQVATAQVAVAVLVAALGRGALPMVAAVLLAAALLVLAWYRVRQRWLYEWLGIGLGYLARRRAIAAAAGGTALLDLVHPGSTLRPVELAGTPAVLLDDPDGLVALLEIGDPADLLGDGAKQLPAPASLLPASTEPVPVVRIQLVLAGAAAPAVGLGGGPAATSYRQLTDGRLAGWEQAVLAVRVSRAEGWPDEALRQVLTGTVRRLVRRLAPVAVRPLGGEPALRILAELAHHDGREVRESWQAVRSGGLLQSTFRLLRWPAAEAAPRLVPQLLTLPATVTTVSLHAEAGRSAATGLAVRLSAVTAAELSAAAQALRRVVAAGGGAVERLDGAQLAGLAATLPLAAPGASPIAGPAELMLPYGSAGLMVGANRHGDAVTLRLFRPTGTRVMLVGGLPAAQLLAMRALALGARVVVQTIRPRAWEPFVRAVSLPGTAIPLVPPGRPVPGEPATPLAPVLVVLDAPPPSGPRPGVAWQTTLLVRDELTPTDADALGRADLAVLQPLSQAEAAVAGAALGLGESAQWLTRIRHDMVAVVNRRALRWAVLAGTPIEAQLVGRPSRA from the coding sequence GTGACGACGACCGACACTGCGACCCGCCCGGCACCCGCCCCGGCCACGCCACCGCACGACTCGCCCCCGGTGCCGCAGCGTCGCATCCGGGCAACCCAGTGGCGGCCGGACGATCGGTGGCCGACCCGTCGGCCGAGGGCCGGGCAGGTCGCGACCGCCCAGGTGGCGGTGGCCGTGCTCGTCGCCGCACTCGGCCGGGGTGCGCTGCCGATGGTGGCGGCGGTGCTGTTGGCGGCGGCGCTGCTCGTCCTGGCCTGGTACCGGGTTCGGCAGCGCTGGCTCTACGAGTGGCTCGGCATCGGCCTGGGTTACCTGGCCCGTCGTCGCGCGATCGCTGCGGCTGCCGGCGGGACGGCGCTGCTCGATCTGGTGCACCCGGGCAGCACGCTGCGTCCGGTCGAGTTGGCCGGGACCCCGGCGGTGCTGTTGGACGACCCGGATGGCCTGGTCGCCCTGCTGGAGATCGGCGACCCGGCCGACCTGCTCGGCGACGGCGCGAAACAGCTACCGGCCCCGGCATCCCTGTTGCCGGCGAGCACCGAGCCGGTGCCGGTGGTACGAATCCAGTTGGTGCTGGCCGGTGCGGCGGCCCCGGCGGTCGGTCTCGGCGGTGGCCCGGCGGCCACCTCGTACCGGCAGCTCACCGACGGGCGCCTGGCCGGCTGGGAACAGGCGGTGCTGGCCGTACGCGTGTCCCGGGCGGAGGGCTGGCCGGACGAGGCGCTGCGACAGGTCCTCACCGGCACGGTGCGCCGGCTCGTCCGGCGGCTGGCGCCGGTGGCCGTCCGGCCCCTGGGCGGGGAGCCGGCGCTGCGGATCCTCGCCGAGCTGGCCCACCACGACGGGCGGGAAGTGCGCGAATCCTGGCAGGCCGTCCGATCCGGCGGGCTGTTGCAGAGCACCTTCCGGCTGCTCAGGTGGCCGGCGGCGGAAGCCGCACCCCGGCTGGTGCCCCAGTTGCTGACCTTGCCGGCAACCGTGACCACTGTGTCGCTGCACGCCGAGGCCGGTCGGTCGGCGGCGACCGGGCTGGCCGTACGCCTCAGCGCGGTCACCGCCGCGGAGCTGTCCGCTGCCGCTCAGGCGTTGCGCCGCGTGGTCGCGGCCGGCGGCGGTGCGGTGGAGCGACTCGACGGCGCCCAGTTGGCCGGTCTCGCGGCCACCCTGCCGCTGGCCGCGCCCGGGGCGAGTCCGATCGCCGGCCCGGCCGAGCTGATGCTGCCGTACGGCTCGGCCGGGCTCATGGTGGGTGCCAACCGACACGGCGACGCGGTGACCCTCCGGCTGTTCCGGCCGACCGGCACGCGGGTGATGCTCGTCGGCGGGCTACCCGCCGCTCAGCTGCTCGCCATGCGCGCGTTGGCACTCGGCGCCCGGGTGGTCGTGCAGACCATCCGGCCGCGCGCCTGGGAACCGTTCGTGCGTGCGGTGAGTCTGCCGGGCACGGCGATCCCGCTGGTCCCGCCGGGTCGGCCGGTGCCGGGTGAGCCGGCGACGCCGCTGGCTCCGGTGCTCGTGGTGCTGGACGCGCCGCCACCCAGCGGCCCGCGACCGGGCGTGGCGTGGCAGACCACGTTGCTGGTACGCGACGAGCTCACCCCGACCGACGCGGACGCGCTGGGCCGGGCCGACCTGGCGGTACTCCAGCCGTTGAGTCAGGCGGAGGCGGCCGTCGCCGGTGCCGCGCTGGGCCTCGGCGAGTCCGCGCAGTGGCTGACCCGAATCCGGCACGACATGGTGGCCGTGGTGAATCGGCGCGCCCTGCGCTGGGCGGTGCTCGCCGGCACGCCCATCGAGGCCCAGTTGGTCGGCCGCCCGTCCCGGGCCTGA
- a CDS encoding WXG100 family type VII secretion target: MSQTQAEAAVMQQTAVKFEQTDQSLQSMLSGLLAQLEVLQQAWRGAGGRSFEQVKQQWAQDQTSLQQALRETAGAIRTAGAHYDASDSEAATRVSATNRGGIQLPL, from the coding sequence GTGTCCCAGACCCAGGCAGAAGCTGCGGTGATGCAGCAGACCGCGGTGAAGTTCGAGCAGACGGACCAGTCGTTGCAGTCGATGCTCAGCGGATTGTTGGCCCAGCTGGAGGTCCTCCAGCAGGCCTGGCGCGGAGCGGGCGGCCGATCGTTCGAGCAGGTCAAACAGCAGTGGGCACAGGACCAGACCAGCCTTCAGCAGGCGCTGCGGGAGACCGCTGGCGCGATCCGGACCGCTGGCGCCCACTACGACGCGTCCGACAGCGAGGCGGCCACCCGGGTGTCCGCCACCAACCGCGGCGGCATCCAGCTGCCGCTCTAG
- a CDS encoding WXG100 family type VII secretion target: MEHGVLVVNFAALQQASADIQRALNTLDSQLGQLERDAAPLVASWSGEAQQAYEQRQARWRNASQDLQVMLRDIKLAVDESAADYLDTEKKNVGLFQ; encoded by the coding sequence ATGGAGCACGGTGTGCTGGTCGTCAACTTCGCCGCGTTGCAGCAGGCCAGCGCGGACATTCAGCGGGCGTTGAACACGCTCGACTCGCAGCTTGGCCAGTTGGAACGGGATGCCGCTCCGCTGGTGGCCTCCTGGTCCGGCGAGGCGCAGCAGGCGTACGAGCAGCGGCAGGCCCGTTGGCGTAACGCCTCGCAGGATCTCCAGGTGATGTTGCGCGACATCAAGCTGGCGGTGGACGAGTCCGCAGCCGACTACCTCGACACCGAGAAGAAGAACGTCGGCCTGTTCCAGTGA
- the mycP gene encoding type VII secretion-associated serine protease mycosin has product MSRCSARLLLVGLAAALLAGPTTSGPIQLSGSIQLAGMQSSPHCASSPPAPVRPVAAVPWPQQRYAPERLAPLATGAGVTVAVVDSGVDRRHPQLAGRVLTGTDLLDPGGDGTLDCVGHGTGVASIIAAVPRDGIAFRGLAPDARILPVRVSEQQVVDGRGSGRTVGPDDLAQAIRWAVENGADVLNLSVVLYADHPAVRAAVADAVARDVVVVAAAGNLHGNGDPRPYPAAYDGVLGVGAVGADGMRAAFSQAGSYLDLVAPGTDVLIAAPGRGHHQAEGTSYAAPFVAATAALLRQYRPELTATEVAARIVATTDPAPDGGYGAGVLNPYRAVTEASGVPKPAGPVTVLADDRADPALLAQQARRVDARQRAVWLAVAGVLVAAGIALAAVVVPAGARRRWRPADPR; this is encoded by the coding sequence ATGTCCCGGTGCAGCGCTCGCCTGCTTCTCGTGGGTCTGGCCGCCGCCCTACTCGCCGGCCCGACAACCAGCGGGCCGATTCAGCTCAGCGGGTCGATCCAGCTGGCCGGTATGCAGAGCAGCCCGCACTGCGCGTCGTCACCACCCGCCCCGGTCCGGCCGGTCGCCGCCGTCCCATGGCCCCAGCAGCGGTACGCCCCGGAGCGGCTGGCCCCCCTGGCGACCGGAGCGGGAGTGACCGTGGCGGTGGTCGACTCTGGCGTGGACCGGCGGCACCCACAGCTCGCCGGGCGCGTGTTGACCGGCACCGACCTGCTCGACCCGGGCGGCGACGGGACCCTGGACTGTGTCGGCCACGGCACCGGGGTGGCGAGCATCATCGCCGCCGTACCGCGCGACGGCATCGCCTTCCGTGGACTGGCCCCGGATGCCCGGATCCTGCCGGTGCGCGTCAGTGAGCAACAGGTCGTGGACGGCCGGGGTTCGGGGCGTACGGTCGGCCCGGACGACCTCGCCCAGGCGATCCGCTGGGCGGTGGAGAACGGCGCCGACGTGCTCAACCTTTCCGTCGTGCTGTACGCCGATCATCCCGCGGTACGGGCGGCGGTCGCCGACGCGGTCGCGCGGGACGTGGTGGTGGTCGCCGCCGCCGGCAACCTGCACGGCAACGGGGATCCGCGCCCCTATCCGGCCGCGTACGACGGGGTGCTCGGGGTCGGTGCGGTGGGCGCGGACGGGATGCGGGCGGCCTTCTCCCAGGCCGGCTCCTATCTCGACCTGGTCGCCCCCGGCACCGACGTGCTGATCGCGGCTCCGGGGCGGGGCCACCACCAGGCCGAGGGAACCAGCTACGCCGCGCCCTTCGTCGCCGCGACCGCGGCACTGCTGCGTCAGTACCGTCCGGAGCTGACCGCCACGGAGGTGGCCGCCCGGATCGTCGCGACCACCGACCCGGCACCGGACGGCGGGTACGGCGCGGGCGTACTGAATCCGTACCGGGCGGTCACCGAGGCCAGCGGCGTGCCGAAGCCGGCCGGACCGGTGACCGTACTCGCCGACGACCGGGCCGATCCGGCGCTGCTCGCGCAGCAGGCCCGGCGGGTCGACGCCCGGCAGCGCGCGGTCTGGCTGGCCGTCGCCGGTGTGCTGGTGGCGGCCGGTATCGCGCTGGCGGCCGTGGTGGTGCCCGCCGGTGCCCGCCGCCGCTGGCGCCCCGCCGACCCACGCTGA
- a CDS encoding SseB family protein encodes MTDWEPATEAEAAMRDALRSNDQQLYFRILSRVELLLPISTQATAGHAPAGWGTWTTGGRTHVLAFTSIEAIRACLGEHAVPNRRIGYPELATNWPNHEWWLAVNPGLPIEGYLPAWYVSQLSRGDVRLPGRTVGARARLERVEALNRSREAGPAASVAPATPTPAAPTPPPARRPADVGPSPAPPPVVPAAFHLPEVPVTPSTLGVPHRGRPAGSAPEHPDGNRIAPDGPRPTGGSRPAAFGGERPEAAAPARPAGLGPSLGGVRPDGPGKVPPRRPMPFRTEEVGAPERGWPAAPERPGPATNGRPTEPGVDQPSRRSFFEPAAERPASRSDRLADRATPPSRFGRGGQPFPRRGPAAKPAGAGDPRAFVFTDDDRPVDDRSAGAARPGSGGEATQPLPSQDASSSDPTRPLGLAGRMAPPGMDRADTEATQALPRRRPTEDAAQAPPSIAEPVSGPPATRRGFTPIVIEGTIIEARDLSTAPSTEERSHPSAGESPTARPEAERTMPGPRVEPEPTVPLTPEPTADAQAEPTAPIFPVAAEPTAPIFPVAAEPTAPIFPVAAEPTAPIFPVAAEPTAPIFPVAAEPTARISPVAAEPTAPISQVPTQPVAAEPTEPISQVPTQPVAAEPTEPIFPVAAEPLAGARAEPTVPVAPEPVAAGQAESTVPTQPVAAEPTVSTQPVAAEPTVVVAEFQPANGVEEELLSAADAGNTDTFLSTLLLARVLMPVAADSAPGSRPGEPGFVWPAVQLDGQTFVLGYTSPQRFADHTDPAADTIQVRFVQLIRQWPDPSWSFAVNPGTPVGAKLPGEQIVGLANWATELGLGDDPENEPEPSAEPPAPSIGQRKATTAADPARPIVMQKAIAPSQLGYYLERGYDRVSGFVHRATELAHLTTPAQLYRALGLHHPESPFDPGADEIYVLRWPAYRPSLYRIPYGGQNEAAMRAMEGWVIERPPFRGNGFAPGESSDVLAEFKVDSVRLPHGAQLLRLGADGTERLVAVLDADTLSWQRVGEQ; translated from the coding sequence GTGACCGACTGGGAGCCGGCCACCGAGGCCGAGGCGGCAATGCGGGACGCGCTGCGCAGCAACGACCAGCAGCTTTACTTCCGCATCCTGTCCCGCGTCGAGTTGCTGTTGCCGATCTCGACCCAGGCGACGGCCGGTCACGCACCGGCGGGTTGGGGCACCTGGACCACCGGTGGTCGCACCCACGTACTGGCCTTCACCTCCATCGAGGCGATCCGGGCCTGCCTCGGTGAGCACGCCGTGCCCAACCGTCGCATCGGCTACCCGGAGTTGGCGACGAACTGGCCGAATCACGAATGGTGGTTGGCGGTAAATCCCGGCCTGCCGATCGAGGGCTACCTACCTGCCTGGTACGTCTCCCAACTGTCCCGTGGCGACGTCCGGCTGCCCGGCCGGACGGTGGGTGCCCGAGCCCGGCTGGAACGCGTCGAGGCGCTGAACCGCTCGCGTGAGGCCGGTCCGGCGGCCAGCGTCGCCCCGGCCACCCCCACCCCGGCCGCCCCGACCCCGCCGCCGGCCCGACGACCGGCCGACGTCGGCCCGAGTCCCGCCCCGCCGCCGGTGGTCCCTGCGGCCTTTCACCTGCCCGAGGTGCCGGTAACGCCGAGCACGCTCGGCGTTCCCCACCGGGGGCGCCCCGCCGGCTCGGCACCGGAGCACCCGGACGGCAACCGGATCGCGCCGGATGGTCCGCGACCGACTGGCGGCAGCCGACCGGCTGCGTTCGGTGGCGAACGGCCGGAGGCCGCGGCACCGGCTCGACCTGCCGGCCTGGGCCCATCGCTCGGCGGTGTCCGGCCGGACGGCCCCGGCAAGGTACCGCCGCGTCGACCGATGCCGTTCCGTACCGAGGAGGTCGGCGCTCCGGAGCGGGGCTGGCCGGCGGCTCCCGAAAGGCCCGGACCGGCGACCAACGGCCGTCCCACCGAACCCGGCGTCGATCAGCCGAGCCGGCGGTCGTTCTTCGAACCGGCGGCCGAGCGGCCGGCCTCCCGTAGCGACCGGCTGGCTGATCGAGCCACCCCGCCGTCCCGATTCGGCCGGGGCGGGCAGCCGTTTCCCCGGCGTGGCCCGGCTGCCAAACCGGCCGGCGCGGGTGACCCGCGAGCCTTCGTCTTCACCGACGACGACCGGCCGGTCGATGACCGTTCGGCGGGCGCGGCGCGGCCGGGCTCGGGCGGGGAGGCGACTCAGCCGCTGCCATCGCAGGATGCCTCGTCGTCGGATCCGACCCGCCCGCTGGGACTGGCCGGCCGGATGGCCCCGCCTGGTATGGACCGTGCCGACACGGAGGCCACCCAGGCGCTGCCCCGCCGCCGACCAACGGAGGACGCGGCGCAAGCGCCGCCGTCGATCGCGGAGCCGGTCTCCGGCCCGCCCGCAACGCGGCGCGGTTTCACGCCGATCGTCATCGAGGGCACCATCATCGAGGCCCGGGACCTGAGCACGGCACCGAGCACTGAGGAGCGCAGCCACCCGTCCGCCGGAGAAAGCCCGACGGCCCGACCCGAGGCCGAGCGGACCATGCCGGGCCCGAGGGTCGAGCCGGAGCCGACGGTGCCGCTTACGCCGGAGCCGACGGCCGATGCGCAGGCGGAGCCGACCGCACCGATCTTCCCGGTGGCAGCCGAGCCGACCGCACCGATCTTCCCGGTGGCAGCCGAGCCGACCGCACCGATCTTCCCGGTGGCAGCCGAGCCGACCGCACCGATCTTCCCGGTGGCAGCCGAGCCGACCGCACCGATCTTCCCGGTGGCAGCCGAGCCGACCGCGCGGATTTCCCCGGTGGCAGCCGAGCCGACCGCGCCGATCTCCCAGGTGCCAACTCAGCCGGTGGCGGCGGAGCCGACCGAGCCGATCTCCCAGGTGCCAACTCAGCCGGTGGCGGCGGAGCCGACCGAGCCGATCTTCCCGGTGGCAGCCGAGCCGCTGGCCGGTGCGCGAGCGGAGCCGACGGTGCCGGTCGCGCCGGAGCCGGTCGCCGCCGGGCAGGCTGAGTCGACGGTGCCGACTCAGCCGGTGGCGGCGGAGCCGACGGTGTCGACTCAGCCGGTGGCGGCGGAGCCCACGGTTGTCGTTGCCGAGTTCCAGCCGGCCAACGGGGTGGAAGAGGAACTGCTCAGCGCGGCGGACGCCGGCAACACCGACACGTTCCTGTCCACCCTGCTGCTGGCCCGGGTCCTGATGCCGGTGGCCGCTGACTCCGCGCCGGGCAGCCGGCCCGGCGAGCCGGGCTTCGTCTGGCCGGCCGTGCAACTGGACGGCCAGACCTTCGTCCTCGGCTACACCTCGCCGCAGCGTTTCGCCGACCACACCGACCCGGCGGCCGACACGATCCAGGTTCGCTTCGTCCAGTTGATCCGTCAATGGCCCGACCCGTCGTGGTCGTTCGCGGTCAATCCTGGTACGCCGGTCGGCGCGAAGCTGCCCGGTGAGCAGATCGTCGGGCTGGCCAACTGGGCGACCGAGTTGGGCCTGGGCGACGACCCCGAGAACGAGCCCGAGCCGAGCGCCGAGCCGCCCGCGCCGTCCATCGGGCAACGAAAAGCCACCACCGCCGCCGACCCCGCGCGGCCGATCGTGATGCAGAAGGCGATCGCGCCGAGCCAACTCGGCTACTACCTGGAACGCGGCTACGACCGGGTCTCCGGTTTCGTGCACCGGGCGACCGAGTTGGCTCACCTCACCACTCCGGCCCAGCTGTACCGTGCGCTCGGCCTGCACCACCCGGAGTCACCGTTCGACCCGGGCGCCGACGAGATCTACGTGCTGCGCTGGCCGGCATACCGACCGAGCCTCTACCGGATCCCGTACGGCGGGCAGAACGAGGCCGCCATGCGGGCCATGGAGGGCTGGGTCATCGAACGCCCGCCGTTCCGGGGCAACGGCTTCGCCCCGGGCGAGAGCAGCGATGTCCTGGCCGAGTTCAAGGTGGACAGCGTCCGGCTGCCGCACGGGGCACAGCTGCTGCGCCTCGGCGCGGACGGCACCGAACGCCTGGTGGCCGTCCTCGACGCGGACACCCTCTCCTGGCAACGGGTCGGTGAGCAGTGA
- a CDS encoding alpha/beta hydrolase → MTEQRGGAVDESCVLTEGPWTHRFVGANGSRFHVVEAGTGPMVLFLHGFPEHWWAWHQMLPAVADAGFRAVAVDLRGYGASDKPPRGYDGYTLAADVAGMIRALGERSATVVGTGAGGMIAWTVASFHPTLVRRLVVLGAPHPLRLRAAIFADPRGQFTASTPTLKFQLPRYEHVLTRDEGRAVEEILRRWGGPRWVTGPDFAGYAQRYREAIRIPQAAFCALEGYRWAFRSVLRLHGYRFVKLMQRPLVTPTLQLHGALDEASLPRTAQGSGRYVSAAYEWRLLNEIAHFPHLEAPELVLGEVLRWAKS, encoded by the coding sequence ATGACCGAGCAGCGCGGCGGTGCCGTCGACGAGTCCTGTGTCCTCACCGAGGGGCCGTGGACGCACCGGTTCGTCGGCGCCAACGGCAGCCGGTTCCACGTCGTCGAGGCCGGAACCGGGCCGATGGTGCTCTTCCTGCACGGCTTTCCCGAGCACTGGTGGGCCTGGCACCAGATGCTTCCGGCGGTCGCCGACGCCGGCTTCCGCGCCGTCGCCGTCGACCTGCGCGGCTACGGGGCCAGCGACAAACCACCCCGGGGGTACGACGGTTACACCCTCGCCGCCGACGTGGCCGGGATGATCCGGGCCCTCGGTGAGCGTTCGGCGACCGTGGTCGGCACCGGCGCGGGCGGCATGATCGCCTGGACCGTGGCGTCGTTCCATCCCACGCTGGTACGCCGGCTGGTGGTGCTCGGCGCGCCGCATCCGCTGCGGCTGCGCGCGGCGATCTTCGCCGATCCGCGCGGTCAGTTCACCGCCTCCACGCCCACGTTGAAGTTCCAGCTGCCCCGCTACGAGCACGTGCTCACCCGGGACGAGGGCCGGGCGGTGGAGGAGATCCTGCGCCGCTGGGGTGGCCCCCGCTGGGTCACCGGCCCGGATTTCGCCGGGTACGCGCAGCGCTACCGGGAGGCCATCCGGATCCCGCAGGCGGCCTTCTGCGCGCTGGAGGGCTACCGGTGGGCGTTCCGGTCGGTGCTGCGGCTACACGGCTACCGGTTCGTCAAGTTGATGCAGCGACCGCTTGTCACGCCCACCCTGCAACTGCACGGCGCGCTGGACGAGGCGTCCTTGCCGCGTACCGCCCAGGGCTCGGGTCGCTACGTCAGCGCCGCGTACGAGTGGCGGCTGCTCAACGAGATCGCACACTTCCCGCATCTGGAGGCACCGGAGCTGGTGCTGGGCGAGGTGCTGCGCTGGGCGAAGTCGTGA